A stretch of DNA from Gasterosteus aculeatus chromosome 7, fGasAcu3.hap1.1, whole genome shotgun sequence:
TGGTGTCCGACAGCAAATCTGGGTCCAGCAAGCTAagtggttttttttctttttttttttttttctttttgtaaatccAGGTGATCTCCCACTATCAGTGCAAAGAGCAGCGCGATGCTCACCGGTTTGAGAAGATCAGTAACATTATCAAACAGTTCAAACTCAGCTGTAGGTAAGTTCACTCTGCAGAAACAGGCCGACACGTCACCGACTCACTTTTCACAATgtttctgatttatttatttatttattcattgcatTCCAGTAAACTCGCAGCCTCATTCCAAAGCATGGAAGTGAGGAACTCCAACTTTGCGGCCTTCATCGACGTCTTCACCTCGAACACATATGTGATGGTCATCATGTCGGACCCCTCCATTCGTAAGTGGTGGCGCTGCACGTTTCTCACCTGTGAGTGCGCAGTTAAGAAAGGGCACAGCTATGCTACAAATCCATGTCCGTGTCTTTCAGCATCTGCAGCCACTCTCATCAATATCCGTAATGCTAGGAAACACTTTGAGAAGTTGGAGCGAGTGGACGGACCCAAGCACAGCTTGCACATGCGGATGCGCTAGCGCCGCTGTCCCCGTGGAAACCATCAGCCAATCAGTCCACAGACCACAGGCCGGCATGTTGCGGTCTTCCAGCTACGACACATACGAGCAGCCCTGCACTGTCTcctctttatcttctttttcaATCACGGCGATTACCGGAGAAATCCGGTTTTCTTTGGTCTAATTTCTACAGTGATTATAAATATCTTCGACGCACACTGTTTGTATAATTGCCCCATAGCTCGAAACGGTAAAGTAAAATGCTTCGATGTGTTTACTCTGAGGGGGGGCCTACTTCTGCTGTCACACTTTGTCTGATAAAGTAGAGTTATTCACTCCGTGCCCAGTGAATCCCAGTGATCGGGAGAAGTTCTCGCCAAATGATAAGCAGCACATATTGTTTTGATTTTCAAATGCAGTTTGTAAGCTGTTAAACTTTAGTAAACAATATTGTTCTATTCAGAAAAACATGTGGCGTGTCTTCTTttctgcttttacattttgacaaTTCTCACCACTTGatcaacattttcaaaaaaatatatatttgtagaTCACGTTTTCACTTTTTCTTGTAAAATGAGTTCCGGCTTAGATATTGTTCCAGTCTTGCTTTAAGTCACTGGAGTGTCTCAGGCCTTTTGACACTGCAGCAGTTGTCCTTTACACatggcgtgtgtgcgtgtcaggaGACAGAAGGAGCAACGGGTTCATTGCACCTGTCAAACAACCTTCATGGAGTCGACCGCAGTGAATGTGCTGATGGAACACAATGTCAATCAGATTATTTCAGTGAATTCCTCAACATGACCAACAGCTGAGTTGATATTTTTGTGCTGAAAttgttttgattttcttttctcattttgctCATTAGGACATAAACCCTACATACAATTTAAGTGCTCAAGGTGGAAAACCTCTTTAGATTTATGCTAATCTGCTTCATCAGGTCTGTGTTGACAGGGTTTGTTCAGATTCATTTGAGAGAGATCGAATGGCTATAAAAGCTGGCAGTCAGTCTGATTTGAATATAAATGACTTATTTCTAACTATGCGGCTCCTCCTTTTAAGCAATGTTAAGTGAAAGACAAATTAAGAAATATTTAACGGAATATAACCAACATTGTTCCAACTTTGACTTTTAGTGGTGCTTTCAATttaaatgactgactgactccATTACCACCTAATAAtataaacagtttaaaaagaaaaaaagtcattacTGGACATATTTAGCACTGCTGACCGACTCCCCTTGAACTGATCAGCTGCTGACAAACCTACCTTCATAAAATAAAGCATCGGATTCCATCTTTTTTAGAATTCTGATAACATGTTTTTGTGGATTAACTCGGCCCGTTGCTTTACTTTTAAATCCGCATCGTTTGCTATTTGTACAGCCAGCTGGTAATATATATTAAACAATGATGAAACAATGATGAGGTATTTTGTAAACTAATCAATGCAGCTTTTATAGCAAAACTATTTCACCTcatttttgcttttcatttatATGAGGATATTATTTTAGGCAGACAGATTCTTGGTAACATACACTTATAATCCATAACCATATTTAATGTCCTTTTGTGCTTAAAGGGTCAAAATGTCACAAAGGCACCTTCCATTGCGTTATGGGACAACGGTTGGCAAAATGAAACTGATTTACTTTAGACAAATGAAATGACAACATTTCAACCATGAAACTAATTCATTGAAATATATTAACTGAAATACTGCTaatatttataatcttaaatcaacaaaaatgtggctcatatataaacatatttttaattCTCCAAAACTACATTAACGCATATTAGGGTCATATTTAGGCCAAGATCTTCAACAACTGCTCACAAAACAGGTTTGACATTTGAGCCTGCTGAGAGCTGTACTTACCTGTCATTAGTTTATTGTGTGATGTAGAGACTCCGCCCACATTCATCTCTGTTTGAACAAGCCAACGGCAAGTAACTGGATTAAATTAGTCCGTAGCACTCGATCCAACCCGCTCCTTCAGGGGCTGCATGCGATATGCACTCATTACCTTCGGCCCCTTCGTTACAGCCCGCTCTGTGGGACAAGCTTTGTTCCAGCTGTGCTTATCGGCACCACTCGTTTGGTTGAGTTGCATCCTGGAATGCACAGGGCTGAATGACTGGAAAGTCCCCAGTTGCTTGCTGCTGACAGAGTCTACACGACAGAAATGGGAAGAAACCAAATCCAAACGCGGACAAAGCAGCTCACTCATTGTAATATAAGGCGTGCAAAACAAAGACCCCTTCACTCTGCAAATGCTTTTCAGCCAAACAGCCAAAGCGAGAAATACAATTTCAAGAGGTTGCTATGACAATGAGCAGAGCAGAAGGATTCAGATCTAACCTGGAACATACAGAACATAAGGACACTGGAAaataattgtgtttgtgtgtgtgaactcaGCAAATCACCTTCCACCATCTCTCCTTGGACTCTCTCCCCAGGAGGAGCAGCAACAGACGCCGAGGTGTTCGGGGCCGGAGCATAACATACAACATGCAGGGAGAACTGAATCCCTCTGCTGATGCAACCGAACACAAGATGTTTACAAGTGACCTAAAAACTAGATTAGCCCACAATTTCTAGAGATTTTTAGAGGAGGAATCTTGAAAAAGTAACATTTGAGCTCCATTTGCAGGTTTTTAATGTACTGTGTTCTCAATTCCCAGAATTACCTCGATCTGGGCATCTTGGATGCACCTTTAAAGACACCATTTCAACAGATTCAATTCACTCATTCTGTTACAGACAAGAACTCAAAGACTGCTTTGGCGTAGCAGTGTTTCCCAATTTTTGTCTTACTGCTATGCAGACATCTCTTTACACTCAGCTAAACACTTTCACCATGAGGGAAACAATCAACTCTCCTCAGCGGGACATTTTTGCCGGGCTCCCCTTGTCTTCCATTTGCCCATTACTCCGTCGTGGTGATCCATCTGCGCAGGCAAGGGGACCATTAGAGGTCTCTGCGTCTGACGCCGCGCCGTCGCTTGCGTCCACGCCGCAGTCCGTTGGGTTTTGTTGCCGCTCGAGCAGCGTGATGCGCTGCTTCAGccgttgctgtgtgtgtttgtactcgcTGAGGAGGCGGGCGAAGCGGGTCTGGAGGGTGTCCAGAGAGGACTCCAGcctctccaccttctcctccgtgtcctccttCTGCAGCCCGCCCGTCTCCGTGTGCTCATCGAGCAGGCCCTCCTTCATCAGGATCTCGCGGCCCCTCTTCTCCAGCACGGTCTTGGCGTTGGGATACTCGGTCACTGCTTCCATCAAGTCGTCCTTAGAGAGGCAGAAGAGATCGGAGTAACCCAAGCTGCGGATGTTGGCTGTCCGACGGTTTCCCATTTTGCTGCCCTTTATGTTCAGGATGCTGATTTCCCCGAAGCAGCTGCCGGCGGTGAGGAGAGCGTACTGAGTGAGCCCGTCATCAGCCACCACGGCCAGCTTCCCCTCTTTGATGATGTACATCTCCTTCCCTATGTCCCCCTTTCTGCAGATGTAGTCCCCCGGACTGAAGACCTGGGGGCGAAGCTTGAGCACGAGTTCCACCAGCAGGCCTGCCTCACAGTCTTGAAAAATGCGTACTTTCTTCAGGGTCTCCAGGTGGACATTGATTGCAATCTCAGCCCGCAGTTTGTTTGGCAAATTCTTCAGCACCTCCTTCTCGTCGACTGCTTTCTTGTTGGTCCAGAGGTAGTCGAACCATTTGATCACGCGTGTCTCCAGCTCCTTGTTGACCTTGCGGAAGTGCATGTAGTGCTTGATGGCGTCAATCCGGGCTTGGAACTCGGCGCGGGTGGCATTCATGTTGGCAATCATGGATCCAACGTTTCCCACGATTGTGGCAAAGATAAGCACCCCAACGAGAAAGTCAAAGACCACGAAGAGGTACTCCTCGTCCCGCACAGGCGCAGGCATCTCTCCAATGGTGGTGAGCGTGAGAGTCGACCAGTACAGGCAGTACACGTAACTCCGAGTCAAGGAGATGTTGGAGGTGTTGGGGAACACCCAGGTGTCCGAGCCGAATCCCAAAGAACCGGAAATGGCGTAGTAGATGCAGGCGTTCCAGTGAATGATGACCAGGATGTAAAGCACCAAGTTGCCGATGCGGAAGATGTTGGGGTAGTTGGTGCGCGTCTCGGTGCGGTCGAAGAACTCAAACATGCGCGGGAATCGAAGCAGACGGTTGAACCTGAGCTGCGGCGTGTGGATGCCGGTGGAGATGTACGCCAGGTCCGTGGGCAGGATGGACACCACGTCCAGCTTGAACTGGAGCGTACGGACGTAGCTGTCTCTGAGCTTGGCATGGTCCTTCACCAGCAAACCTTGTTCCAAGAACCCTGAGACAAAAAGAACATAACTCAAACTCAGCCGGGATGCAATCCCACCCCACTTAGCACCTTGCAGCTCATTGTTTTTAAGTTTTCAGCTATGGGGCTGCTGATTTCTGTGAAAGTTCTCATAATATTTGGAGCGGACAGGACAGACACAGTTAATAAGGACTACCGGGTGGAGCATTTAGCAATTAAAGAGCCAGAATATGTCCTGGGGGAGTTGGAGGAAAGCAAACAGAGGTAGCCAACTCCAAACCAATGCTGTTGTTTTGCACTTTCTAACAGGTTACCTGTGCGAAGCCGGACGCACGTGTCAATGATGTACACACAGTCAGAGAGGTAGTCCAACACCAGCCAACAGATGTAATTGCTCACCTGCAATTTTTCAAAGCACGCCCTGTCaatagaaaaacataaaaatcgTTTCACCGCAGAACATTCATCGAGcacgtccaccagcagcaggtACCGGTCGTGGTGTCATCACCTCGCTACAACAAGGAACCAGTTGTAGAGCACCGCTATGGCGATTACAGATAACCAGCGGTA
This window harbors:
- the LOC120821652 gene encoding cyclic nucleotide-gated cation channel, translated to MTGQVAERDRSPHSLSVKTLEDEMDKAESIRSRVPSVCDDTSSELQRVAALDPDGRNSRNSLQRNGAISRLVCLVVRLREWAHRSLLEEEERPDSFLERFRGPELRMAPSRISNTQPDANGNEAKGIFRKKWDLFVVSPADDAYYRWLSVIAIAVLYNWFLVVARACFEKLQVSNYICWLVLDYLSDCVYIIDTCVRLRTGFLEQGLLVKDHAKLRDSYVRTLQFKLDVVSILPTDLAYISTGIHTPQLRFNRLLRFPRMFEFFDRTETRTNYPNIFRIGNLVLYILVIIHWNACIYYAISGSLGFGSDTWVFPNTSNISLTRSYVYCLYWSTLTLTTIGEMPAPVRDEEYLFVVFDFLVGVLIFATIVGNVGSMIANMNATRAEFQARIDAIKHYMHFRKVNKELETRVIKWFDYLWTNKKAVDEKEVLKNLPNKLRAEIAINVHLETLKKVRIFQDCEAGLLVELVLKLRPQVFSPGDYICRKGDIGKEMYIIKEGKLAVVADDGLTQYALLTAGSCFGEISILNIKGSKMGNRRTANIRSLGYSDLFCLSKDDLMEAVTEYPNAKTVLEKRGREILMKEGLLDEHTETGGLQKEDTEEKVERLESSLDTLQTRFARLLSEYKHTQQRLKQRITLLERQQNPTDCGVDASDGAASDAETSNGPLACADGSPRRSNGQMEDKGSPAKMSR